The proteins below are encoded in one region of Myxocyprinus asiaticus isolate MX2 ecotype Aquarium Trade chromosome 13, UBuf_Myxa_2, whole genome shotgun sequence:
- the LOC127450461 gene encoding tetraspanin-4-like isoform X3, with protein MSVSRGCLCCVKYLMFIFNLIFWLGGCGLFGVGVWLAFTQSEFSSLPLSFPSLSAANLLLVAGGVTMVTGFLGCLGALKEQRCLLMTFFVILLFLVLTEVTLIVILSVYHKELDMIAKDDLREGMKDYNSNEGLKKSWDNMQRIFKCCGVSNHTDWHNKTFNDEPPHSCCRDSTGPCHRWEEPCYEKAKNWLLANITSVLGFGICIGIVQILALVFSMLMYCQILRAEKYMD; from the exons ATGTCTGTGTCACGAGGTTGCCTCTGCTGTGTGAAGTACCTCATGTTTATCTTCAACCTCATCTTTTGG ttGGGAGGTTGTGGCTTATTTGGTGTGGGGGTGTGGCTCGCCTTCACACAATCAGAGTTTTCATCTCTTCCACTGTCCTTCCCTTCACTCTCTGCTGCCAACCTGTTGCTTGTAGCTGGAGGTGTCACCATGGTGACAGGGTTTCTTGGATGCCTTGGTGCTCTGAAAGAGCAGAGATGTCTATTGATGACG TTTTTTGTGATCCTCTTGTTCCTAGTCCTGACCGAAGTGACTCTGATTGTGATTTTGAGTGTCTATCATAAAGAG TTGGACATGATAGCAAAGGATGACCTAAGAGAGGGAATGAAAGACTACAATTCAAATGAAGGGCTAAAAAAATCGTGGGACAACATGCAGAGAATT TTCAAGTGCTGTGGTGTGAGCAACCATACTGACTGGCACAACAAGACGTTCAATGATGAACCTCCTCATTCGTGCTGCAGGGATAGTACTGGACCCTGCCATCGATGGGAAGAG CCATGCTATGAGAAGGCCAAGAACTGGCTCCTTGCCAACATCACCTCAGTGCTGGGGTTTGGTATCTGCATTGGAATCGTTCAG ATTCTTGCTTTGGTGTTCTCCATGCTGATGTACTGCCAAATCTTACGAGCAGAAAAATACATGGACTGA
- the LOC127450461 gene encoding tetraspanin-4-like isoform X2 — translation MCECVVFHMCSLVFVVGVCSEFTQRYEAEISHATLKEREREKGEEQGCVKLSGLDSCKITPAERRMSVSRGCLCCVKYLMFIFNLIFWLGGCGLFGVGVWLAFTQSEFSSLPLSFPSLSAANLLLVAGGVTMVTGFLGCLGALKEQRCLLMTFFVILLFLVLTEVTLIVILSVYHKELDMIAKDDLREGMKDYNSNEGLKKSWDNMQRIFKCCGVSNHTDWHNKTFNDEPPHSCCRDSTGPCHRWEEPCYEKAKNWLLANITSVLGFGICIGIVQILALVFSMLMYCQILRAEKYMD, via the exons ATGTGCGAGTGTGTAGTGTTTCACATGTGCAGTTTAGTCTTCGTGGTCGGAGTTTGCAGTGAGTTTACACAGAGATATGAAG CTGAAATCTCTCATGCTacattgaaagagagagagagagagaaaggggaagAACAGGGCTGTGTAAAACTTTCCGGCCTAGATTCATGCAAGATTACCCCAGCAGAACGACG AATGTCTGTGTCACGAGGTTGCCTCTGCTGTGTGAAGTACCTCATGTTTATCTTCAACCTCATCTTTTGG ttGGGAGGTTGTGGCTTATTTGGTGTGGGGGTGTGGCTCGCCTTCACACAATCAGAGTTTTCATCTCTTCCACTGTCCTTCCCTTCACTCTCTGCTGCCAACCTGTTGCTTGTAGCTGGAGGTGTCACCATGGTGACAGGGTTTCTTGGATGCCTTGGTGCTCTGAAAGAGCAGAGATGTCTATTGATGACG TTTTTTGTGATCCTCTTGTTCCTAGTCCTGACCGAAGTGACTCTGATTGTGATTTTGAGTGTCTATCATAAAGAG TTGGACATGATAGCAAAGGATGACCTAAGAGAGGGAATGAAAGACTACAATTCAAATGAAGGGCTAAAAAAATCGTGGGACAACATGCAGAGAATT TTCAAGTGCTGTGGTGTGAGCAACCATACTGACTGGCACAACAAGACGTTCAATGATGAACCTCCTCATTCGTGCTGCAGGGATAGTACTGGACCCTGCCATCGATGGGAAGAG CCATGCTATGAGAAGGCCAAGAACTGGCTCCTTGCCAACATCACCTCAGTGCTGGGGTTTGGTATCTGCATTGGAATCGTTCAG ATTCTTGCTTTGGTGTTCTCCATGCTGATGTACTGCCAAATCTTACGAGCAGAAAAATACATGGACTGA
- the si:ch73-248e21.5 gene encoding mucin-4, which yields MEMTLLSITVWLTHFLFASALYFNTTTTQLSKNTLSDYTETTQITGTTTESNQEPRILINSTASSPQTTESLDSTVATALHMTSTEEIASMHQPNSRNESQNDIVHFTKGPDGWSVSNASNVMIHTITSLMDTTVSSNPGSLTIKKDDNNEIGTKSSAHITSYDSNRHTSLDKVLNTQTTRPVTMALLDTLKTVTTVPWRDWSGEGYERTKPDEGNYEMNSNQATSANLNKETRGTQVTEGSYSLTSEHRVPVHNEEQYNTTTSTTEVSTATPTTRNNWITPYNTNTPMTSMSAYKTEHDLTVTDTTEYHTSIPVLVTKSGGYWTGQPSREYITDSTTQSTYRLLNSTTHTERENRTETDTPSGITSNNSTIIANVIADNSTNATTDKMNNTSTENTLWPNCFNSQSQFRQSRLVCFITVWALAMTASVFLGISVFLWVRLSIVKKRMKHRGRGQEEKGGQKWEKESLWANPKASVQERVEFWYVNGSTLKEDRKEKQRKREERFKRKKQEQNKDENELWIQPRVTMDDLAEFWYANRRIKEERRTDMSL from the coding sequence ATGGAGATGACTTTACTGTCCATCACAGTGTGGCTCACTCACTTCCTCTTTGCATCGGCTCTGTATttcaacacaacaacaacacaactGTCAAAAAACACCCTGAGCGACTACACTGAAACCACACAAATTACTGGGACAACAACAGAATCAAACCAAGAACCAAGGATACTGATAAATTCAACAGCTTCCTCACCTCAGACCACAGAATCACTGGACAGCACAGTTGCTACAGCTTTGCACATGACATCCACAGAAGAAATAGCATCCATGCATCAACCGAACAGCCGTAATGAATCTCAGAATGACATTGTGCATTTCACAAAAGGACCAGATGGGTGGAGTGTTAGCAATGCTAGTAATGTCATGATCCATACAATTACAAGTCTAATGGATACCACAGTTTCTTCAAACCCTGGAAGTCTTACAATAAAAAAGGACGATAATAATGAAATAGGAACAAAGTCAAGTGCACATATCACGAGTTACGACAGCAACAGACACACCAGTTTAGACAAAGTTCTGAACACACAGACTACCAGACCAGTCACAATGGCCTTATTAGACACTTTAAAAACTGTCACAACAGTTCCCTGGAGAGACTGGTCAGGGGAAGGGTATGAGAGAACAAAACCTGATGAAGGAAATTATGAAATGAACTCTAACCAGGCAACATCTGCTAATTTGAACAAGGAGACAAGAGGAACACAAGTAACAGAGGGAAGTTACAGCCTAACAAGTGAACACAGAGTTCCAGTGCACAACGAGGAACAATACAACACAACAACAAGTACAACAGAAGTGAGTACTGCAACACCGACAACAAGAAACAACTGGATAACtccatacaacacaaacacaccaatGACCAGTATGTCTGCTTACAAAACAGAACATGACCTTACTGTTACAGATACAACTGAATATCACACCTCTATTCCTGTCCTTGTAACAAAAAGTGGTGGATACTGGACAGGGCAGCCCAGCAGAGAGTACATTACAGACTCTACAACACAGAGTACATACAGACTCTTAAACTCTACAACACACACTGAAAGAGAAAACAGGACTGAAACAGACACACCCAGTGGCATCACCAGCAACAATAGCACTATCATAGCTAATGTTATAGCGGACAACAGCACAAATGCCACAACTGACAAAATGAACAATACTAGCACAGAAAACACACTGTGGCCCAACTGTTTTAACTCACAATCTCAATTTCGGCAATCAAGGCTGGTCTGCTTCATTACAGTGTGGGCTCTGGCAATGACTGCATCAGTTTTCCTTGGGATATCTGTTTTCCTGTGGGTGCGTCTGTCAATTGTCAAGAAAAGGATGAAGCACAGGGGAAGAGGACAAGAAGAGAAGGGAGGACAGAAGTGGGAGAAGGAAAGCCTCTGGGCCAACCCCAAAGCATCGGTGCAGGAAAGAGTGGAGTTCTGGTACGTCAATGGATCTACACTGAAGGAAGACAGGAAGGAGaagcaaagaaagagagaggagagattcAAGAGGAAAAAGCAGGAGCAGAACAAGGATGAGAATGAACTGTGGATCCAGCCTAGAGTGACTATGGATGACTTAGCAGAGTTTTGGTACGCAAATAGAAGAATAAAGGAGGAGAGGAGAACGGACATGTCATTATAA
- the LOC127450461 gene encoding mucin-5AC-like isoform X1 has protein sequence MRLTFSNLLLSLALGLCFMFIYAQEQNETDTNATTTLLNKENVDTTLSPEDTIEVKPENIVTELPTTPDPDHTVSTLDHQMTTIHEEKSTVEASTPLITDTEQTTTQSTPRSVSEGITAQGQQTTTALEPMEANATTVPVKTEKGGTAPITSEYLPSTGRYETTVGFTTSELSSATKHRDDLTTAMVALTPASMALSSTPTTLQPPAEGTEPPPIMSSPEDTTFLTITTKTSTKISTSKFSRDIPDLHHLQLEDDSVSTHLTPATTGGNVKHSILPTQINWLLILIVCVILLCVVLVTLLIFVQRRKKIASRKFGPGYMNGQSKRSKKKKGAEDDAWAGPVNLEAGDKVECDGVVQGGLLSDEGREDGDDLVLSTFAALESGDTPNGGVGGEGTKEVKKWEEQEPLLYIDENVEEDNKEKAVAEKQKQKGDENNGKLAVREIKELNGGEAFCLTTAV, from the coding sequence ATGAGGCTAACCTTTAGCAATTTGCTGCTGTCTCTTGCTCTTGGACTCTGTTTCATGTTCATTTACGCACAAGAGCAAAATGAGACAGACACAAATGCCACCACTACATTACTGAATAAAGAGAATGTGGATACAACCTTAAGTCCTGAAGACACCATTGAAGTAAAACCTGAAAATATTGTCACTGAATTACCTACGACACCAGATCCTGATCATACAGTCTCCACACTTGACCATCAAATGACCACCATTCATGAAGAGAAATCAACAGTTGAGGCTTCTACACCACTCATTACTGACACTGAACAAACAACAACTCAATCAACACCAAGATCTGTTTCTGAAGGAATAACTGCTCAAGGACAACAAACCACAACGGCCTTGGAGCCAATGGAAGCAAATGCCACTACTGTGCCTGTTAAGACAGAAAAAGGTGGGACTGCACCAATAACTTCAGAATACCTGCCAAGCACAGGTCGGTATGAAACAACTGTTGGCTTTACTACTTCTGAGTTGAGCAGTGCTACGAAACACAGAGATGATCTCACCACAGCAATGGTTGCCTTGACTCCAGCTTCAATGGCACTGAGCTCCACACCCACCACTTTACAACCACCTGCAGAAGGGACTGAGCCCCCGCCCATCATGTCCAGCCCAGAGGACACCACATTCCTTACCATTACCACAAAAACCTCTACTAAAATCTCCACCTCAAAGTTCTCTCGTGACATTCCTGATCTTCATCACTTGCAGTTAGAAGATGATTCAGTCTCCACCCATTTAACACCTGCCACCACTGGTGGAAATGTCAAACACAGCATTTTGCCCACACAGATCAACTGGTTATTAATTCTAATAGTGTGTGTAATCCTTCTTTGTGTGGTGTTAGTGACCTTGCTTATATTTGTCCAACGGCGAAAGAAAATTGCCTCACGTAAGTTTGGCCCAGGGTACATGAATGGACAAAGTAAACGGTCCAAGAAGAAGAAAGGGGCGGAGGATGATGCGTGGGCAGGGCCTGTGAATCTGGAGGCTGGAGATAAAGTGGAATGTGATGGAGTAGTACAGGGGGGTCTGCTGTCTGATGAGGGGAGAGAGGATGGAGATGATCTGGTGCTCAGCACGTTTGCTGCCCTTGAATCAGGTGACACACCTAACGGTGGAGTGGGTGGGGAAGGAACCAAAGAGGTAAAGAAATGGGAGGAGCAGGAGCCTCTGCTTTACATAGATGAGAATGTGGAGGAAGACAACAAGGAAAAAGCAGTGGCAGAGAAGCAGAAACAGAAAGGAGATGAGAACAATGGAAAACTGGCTGTGAGAGAAATTAAGGAGTTGAATGGaggagaagcattctgtctcACCACAGCTGTTTAA